From the genome of Desulfomonilia bacterium:
TTGAACCCGGACGAGCGTAGCCCACTACCCCCTCAAGATAGCGTGTCTGCCAATTCCACCACTTCGGCGTTTCGTGACCTCATACAAAATAAAAGGACATGCTGTCAATAAGGAATTCCTTTAACCGACCTGCTGAAATTCAGGGAGCAGCTGTCTGTTTTTCTGCAATCGGCCCGACTGCATCCCACCACTTTCCACGGGAACCTCTCTCCAGTTCTATTCCTATTTTAAAAAAACCGTTTTCAACATCATACCATCTGACAAGACCATAAAGAATCATATCACCCAGATATATGACAACCCTGTCTTCCAGCCTCTCAAGCATCCCCCCTTTCAATGTTGAAGTCGGTATCTTGATGCAGAGTCCCTTTTTTGTAACGTCCCTTGAAGTCCCGGAAACAAAATCAGTGCCAATTATTATTTTCAGGTCGACAGCCACCATAACGCGCTTGAGAGCCCTTCTGTCGAAATCCATTATATCAACCCTCCTTAGTTCTTGTATCACCAATATTATATTGATAAGAAAGCATGATGGTTTTGGCAAGGAATATAAGGCTCGTTTTTTCATACGACGGTTCGAATTTCTCCGGATGGCAGGTTCAACCCGGACTTCGCACCATACAGGAAACGATCGAGAGTGTCCTCGAAACCATCCTCAAGAAAAAAACAAGGATTAATGCGGCAGGAAGGACAGATGCCGGCGTCCATGCCTTTGGACAGGTGGCTTCATTTTTCTCGGATTCATCAATACCGGCTGACGCCCTGTTAAGGGCACTCAATTCCATGCTGCCTCCTGATATTGCAGCTACAGATGTTCAAGATGTCGGACCGGATTTTCACCCTCGGTATTCGGCAAAGTCAAAAACCTATATGTATGCAATCAACACCGCACCTGTCAGAAATCCCCTGTTTTCAAGATATGTACTTCATATAAAAGAGCATCTCAATATTGACGCAATGGCAAACGCGGCGGATTATTTTCTTGGAGAGCATGACTTTGCATCGTTCATGGGTGTCGGCACGCCTGTCAAGTCAACAATAAGAACGATAACTGAATCCACCTTATTTATAAGGGGTGATATGTTATACTATGCAATAAAGGGTAACGGATTTCTGAAGCATATGGTAAGAAATATCGTCGGGACGTTACTTGATGTAGGTAAAGAAAAGATCGATCCCCTGGACATTAACAGAATAATTGATTCAAAAAACCGTTCAGAGGCCGGTCCTACTGCACCTCCGCAGGGGCTATACCTCGTCGGCGTGGAATATTAGGAGAGATAAAAATGGCTAAAGTACTGATTACTGGAGGCTGCGGTTTCATTGGAACCAACCTGATCCGCTACATACTCTCAGAAGTGCCTGACTTTTCGATCGTCAATTATGACCTTCTCACATATGCAGGCAACCTGGAAAACACATCGGACCTCGAAACGCTACACCCCGGCAGATACAAATTCATCAGGGGGGATATTTCCGATGCCGCAAAAGTGAACGAGGTCTTCGAGGAAAACAAATTCGATCTGGTTCTCAACCTTGCGGCCGAGTCTCATGTTGACAGGAGTATAGAGGCGGCTGGAGTTTTCATTCGCACAAATGTCATGGGCACCCAGGTCCTGCTGGATGCGGCACAAAAATATAAAGTCAGCCGGTTTCTGCAGGTATCGACCGATGAGGTCTATGGTTCGCTGGGAGCGACAGGCGCTTTTACCGAAGACCTGCCTCTCAAGCCGAACAGTCCGTATTCGGCATCAAAGGCGTCATCCGACCTTCTTGTAAGGGCATATATCAAAACTTTCGGGCTCGATGCAGTAATAACACGCTGTTCCAATAATTACGGTCCTTACCAATTTCCTGAAAAGCTTATCCCTCTCATGATCGCCAATGCGCTGGAAGACAAGGAACTGCCTGTTTACGGCGACGGCAAAAACATACGCGACTGGATACATGTAACCGACCACGCCCGAGGAATAGTAACAGTTGCCCTCAAAGGAAAAACAGGCCAGGCATACAACATGGGCGGGAATGCGGAAAAGATGAACATCGAGATTGTCAAGCTGATCCTTTCACGTATGAACAAACCCGAAAGCCTTATAAAATACGTCAAGGACAGGCCGGGCCATGATTTCAGGTATGCAATGGATTTTTCAAAGATAGAAAAGGAGCTCGGCTGGCGGCCGCTGATGACATTCGAAGAAGGTCTGTCTTCAACCATTGACTGGTACCTTGCAAACAGGCCGTGGTGGGAAAAGATACGCACAGGGGATTATCTCAATTACTACGACAGGATGTACGGCAACAGATGAAGATACTCGTAACAGGCGCAAGAGGCATGCTCGGCAGCGACTTGTGCCCCGAACTCGCCGGCTGCGGACATGATGTC
Proteins encoded in this window:
- a CDS encoding PilZ domain-containing protein, translated to MDFDRRALKRVMVAVDLKIIIGTDFVSGTSRDVTKKGLCIKIPTSTLKGGMLERLEDRVVIYLGDMILYGLVRWYDVENGFFKIGIELERGSRGKWWDAVGPIAEKQTAAP
- the truA gene encoding tRNA pseudouridine(38-40) synthase TruA is translated as MARNIRLVFSYDGSNFSGWQVQPGLRTIQETIESVLETILKKKTRINAAGRTDAGVHAFGQVASFFSDSSIPADALLRALNSMLPPDIAATDVQDVGPDFHPRYSAKSKTYMYAINTAPVRNPLFSRYVLHIKEHLNIDAMANAADYFLGEHDFASFMGVGTPVKSTIRTITESTLFIRGDMLYYAIKGNGFLKHMVRNIVGTLLDVGKEKIDPLDINRIIDSKNRSEAGPTAPPQGLYLVGVEY
- the rfbB gene encoding dTDP-glucose 4,6-dehydratase, translating into MAKVLITGGCGFIGTNLIRYILSEVPDFSIVNYDLLTYAGNLENTSDLETLHPGRYKFIRGDISDAAKVNEVFEENKFDLVLNLAAESHVDRSIEAAGVFIRTNVMGTQVLLDAAQKYKVSRFLQVSTDEVYGSLGATGAFTEDLPLKPNSPYSASKASSDLLVRAYIKTFGLDAVITRCSNNYGPYQFPEKLIPLMIANALEDKELPVYGDGKNIRDWIHVTDHARGIVTVALKGKTGQAYNMGGNAEKMNIEIVKLILSRMNKPESLIKYVKDRPGHDFRYAMDFSKIEKELGWRPLMTFEEGLSSTIDWYLANRPWWEKIRTGDYLNYYDRMYGNR